A region from the Janthinobacterium agaricidamnosum genome encodes:
- a CDS encoding bifunctional riboflavin kinase/FAD synthetase gives MKVFRGLPNAQARAPCALTIGNFDGVHIGHQALLARVREAATELGIEAAVMTFEPHPREFFAQRAGDLTKAPQRIANLRDKLQSLDDAGIDRVVVEHFSAQFAALTPQEFTEKVLVDGLHVKWLMVGDDFCYGARRAGDVAMLQEAGREYGFHVETLPTVMNGSTRISSSAVRLALAAGDFPLATQLLGHPYAISGHVIHGQKLGRTLGFPTLNLRVAHRPALSGIFIVQVHGLGPLPLPAVASLGVRPTVDDSGRVLLEVHLFDFNQSCYGKLVRVEFLQKLRDEEKYDDLPTLTAAIERDSNQARAYFEQRSGAITATDRI, from the coding sequence ATGAAGGTATTCCGCGGACTTCCCAATGCCCAGGCACGAGCGCCTTGCGCTCTGACCATCGGCAATTTTGACGGTGTCCACATCGGCCATCAGGCCTTGCTGGCGCGCGTGCGCGAAGCTGCCACTGAACTCGGCATCGAAGCGGCCGTGATGACGTTCGAACCGCACCCGCGCGAATTCTTCGCGCAACGCGCAGGCGACCTGACGAAGGCGCCGCAGCGCATCGCCAACCTGCGCGACAAGCTGCAGTCGCTGGATGACGCCGGCATCGACCGGGTCGTCGTCGAGCACTTCAGCGCCCAGTTCGCCGCCCTGACGCCGCAGGAATTCACGGAAAAAGTCCTCGTCGACGGCCTGCACGTGAAATGGCTGATGGTCGGCGACGACTTTTGCTATGGTGCCCGGCGCGCCGGCGACGTCGCCATGCTGCAGGAAGCGGGCCGCGAATACGGTTTCCACGTAGAAACTTTACCGACGGTGATGAATGGCAGCACGCGCATCTCCTCGTCGGCCGTGCGCCTGGCCCTGGCCGCCGGCGATTTCCCGCTGGCCACGCAGCTACTGGGCCATCCGTACGCCATATCCGGCCACGTCATCCACGGCCAGAAGCTGGGCCGCACCCTCGGTTTCCCCACCCTGAACCTGCGCGTGGCGCACCGCCCCGCCCTGTCCGGCATCTTCATCGTGCAAGTACACGGCCTGGGACCACTACCGCTGCCCGCCGTGGCCAGCCTCGGCGTGCGCCCCACCGTCGACGACAGCGGCCGCGTCTTGCTGGAAGTGCATCTGTTTGATTTCAATCAATCCTGCTACGGCAAGCTGGTACGCGTGGAATTCCTGCAAAAGCTGCGCGACGAAGAAAAGTACGACGACTTGCCCACCCTGACGGCCGCCATCGAGCGCGACTCGAACCAGGCGCGCGCCTATTTTGAACAGCGCAGCGGCGCCATTACCGCCACCGACCGAATTTGA
- the ileS gene encoding isoleucine--tRNA ligase, which translates to MSDQNKPATPKQNKKPESKYPVNMTETPFPMRGDMAKREPQWVQQWQDKKIYERVRKAAAGRPKFILHDGPPYANGDIHLGHAVNKILKDMVVKSRSLAGFDAPYVPGWDCHGMPIEIQIEKLHGKNLPTAEVLEKARAYANVQVERQKKDFIRLGVLGEWDNPYLTMAHGNEADELRALGKLLEKGYVYRGLKPVNWCFDCQSALAEAEIEYENKRDPAIDVGFKFAQFDKLAKAFNLPTLPTENGFVVIWTTTPWTIPSNQALNVHPELTYALVETSRDGKPLLLILAQDLVESSLARFKLEGTTIATCDGAALEGISFRHPLHASHAFYDRLSPMYLADYVTAESGTGVVHSAPAYGVDDFISCKAHGMKDDDIIKPVMGDGNYVSTLPLFGGMSIWDASKPICAALKEAGALFEVKMFDHSYMHCWRHKKPVIYRATSQWFAGMDVTPKDGGATLRETALKGIADTEFFPDWGQARLHGMIANRPDWTLSRQRQWGVPMAFIVHKETGDLHPRTPELLEQVAKLIEKNGIEAWQALDLKDLIGDEAAIYAKNKDTLDVWFDSGATHQTVLGGPQGHGSHSTQLQFPADLYLEGSDQHRGWFHSSLLVSSMLNGRPPYKALLTHGFTVDGEGKKMSKSLGNTLAPQKISDTLGADILRLWIASTDYTGELSISDEILKRVTESYRRIRNTLRFLLANTSDFNPATDAVPVAEMFEIDRYALANMASLQQQIENNYARYEFHPVVSKLQTYCSEDLGGFYLDILKDRLYTSGLTSHARRSAQTALWHITQSLLRLMAPALSFTAEEAWAVFAGADAYAASDETIFTQTWWQLPEVSDAADLLEKYTALRAVRTDVTKQLEDLRTSGAIGSSLQAELTIKAAPMKYKLLTTLGDDLKFVFITSQATVAEVLEEAAEEVVVAASTAPKCERCWHYRADVGTDAAHATLCGRCVSNLFGAGEKRRFA; encoded by the coding sequence ATGTCCGATCAAAACAAGCCAGCCACGCCCAAGCAAAACAAGAAGCCTGAAAGCAAATACCCGGTCAACATGACGGAAACCCCATTCCCGATGCGCGGCGACATGGCCAAGCGCGAGCCGCAATGGGTACAGCAATGGCAAGACAAGAAGATTTACGAGCGCGTGCGCAAGGCTGCCGCCGGGCGTCCGAAATTCATCCTGCATGACGGCCCGCCGTACGCGAATGGCGACATCCACCTGGGCCACGCCGTCAACAAGATCCTGAAGGACATGGTCGTCAAGTCGCGCTCGCTGGCCGGCTTCGACGCGCCGTATGTACCGGGCTGGGATTGCCACGGCATGCCGATCGAGATCCAGATCGAAAAACTGCACGGCAAGAACCTGCCGACGGCTGAAGTGCTGGAAAAGGCCCGCGCCTACGCCAACGTGCAGGTCGAGCGCCAGAAGAAGGACTTTATTCGCCTGGGCGTGCTGGGCGAATGGGACAACCCGTATCTGACCATGGCGCACGGCAATGAAGCCGACGAACTGCGCGCGCTGGGCAAGCTGCTGGAAAAAGGCTATGTCTACCGCGGCCTGAAACCGGTCAACTGGTGTTTTGACTGCCAGTCGGCGCTGGCGGAAGCTGAAATCGAATACGAAAACAAACGCGACCCGGCCATCGATGTCGGCTTCAAGTTCGCCCAATTCGACAAGCTGGCCAAGGCTTTCAATCTGCCGACACTGCCGACCGAAAATGGCTTCGTCGTCATCTGGACGACGACCCCGTGGACCATCCCGTCGAACCAGGCACTGAACGTCCATCCTGAATTGACATACGCACTGGTCGAAACCTCGCGCGACGGCAAGCCCTTGCTGCTGATCCTGGCGCAAGACCTGGTCGAATCGAGCCTGGCGCGCTTCAAGCTCGAAGGCACGACGATCGCCACCTGCGACGGAGCCGCGCTGGAAGGCATCAGCTTCCGCCATCCGCTGCACGCGTCGCACGCTTTCTACGACCGCCTGTCGCCGATGTACCTGGCCGATTACGTGACCGCCGAAAGCGGCACGGGCGTGGTGCACTCGGCGCCCGCGTATGGCGTGGACGACTTCATCTCGTGCAAGGCGCACGGCATGAAGGACGACGACATCATCAAGCCCGTCATGGGCGACGGCAATTACGTTTCGACGCTGCCCCTGTTCGGCGGCATGAGCATCTGGGACGCTTCGAAGCCGATCTGCGCCGCCCTGAAAGAAGCGGGCGCCCTGTTCGAAGTCAAGATGTTCGACCACAGCTACATGCATTGCTGGCGTCACAAAAAGCCTGTGATCTACCGCGCCACCTCGCAGTGGTTCGCCGGCATGGACGTGACGCCGAAGGACGGCGGCGCCACCCTGCGCGAGACGGCCTTGAAAGGCATCGCCGACACCGAGTTCTTCCCGGACTGGGGCCAGGCGCGCCTGCACGGCATGATCGCCAACCGTCCCGACTGGACCCTGTCGCGCCAGCGCCAGTGGGGCGTGCCGATGGCCTTCATCGTGCACAAGGAAACGGGCGACCTGCATCCGCGCACGCCGGAACTGCTGGAGCAAGTGGCCAAGCTGATCGAAAAGAACGGCATCGAGGCATGGCAGGCGCTGGACCTGAAAGACCTGATCGGCGACGAAGCGGCCATCTACGCCAAGAACAAGGATACCCTGGACGTGTGGTTCGATTCCGGCGCCACGCACCAGACGGTGCTGGGCGGCCCGCAAGGCCACGGTTCGCACTCGACGCAGCTGCAATTCCCGGCCGACCTGTACCTGGAAGGCTCGGACCAGCATCGCGGCTGGTTCCACTCGTCGCTGCTCGTGTCGTCGATGCTGAACGGCCGTCCGCCGTACAAGGCCCTGCTGACGCACGGCTTCACGGTCGACGGCGAAGGCAAGAAGATGTCGAAGTCGCTGGGCAACACGCTGGCGCCGCAAAAGATTTCGGACACCCTGGGCGCGGACATCCTGCGCCTGTGGATCGCTTCGACCGACTACACGGGCGAGCTGTCGATCTCCGATGAAATCCTCAAACGCGTGACGGAATCGTACCGCCGCATCCGCAACACCCTGCGCTTCCTGCTGGCGAACACATCGGACTTCAATCCGGCCACGGACGCCGTGCCGGTGGCGGAGATGTTCGAAATCGACCGCTATGCGCTGGCCAACATGGCATCGCTGCAGCAGCAGATCGAGAACAACTATGCGCGCTACGAGTTCCACCCCGTCGTGTCGAAGCTGCAGACGTACTGCTCGGAAGACCTGGGCGGCTTCTACCTGGACATCCTGAAGGACCGTCTGTACACCTCCGGTTTAACGTCGCACGCGCGCCGTTCGGCGCAGACGGCCCTGTGGCACATCACGCAAAGCCTGCTGCGCCTGATGGCCCCGGCCCTGTCGTTCACGGCCGAAGAAGCATGGGCAGTCTTCGCCGGCGCGGATGCATATGCCGCCAGCGATGAAACCATCTTCACGCAAACCTGGTGGCAGCTGCCGGAAGTGTCGGACGCGGCCGACCTGCTGGAGAAATACACGGCCCTGCGCGCCGTGCGCACGGACGTCACCAAACAGCTGGAAGACTTGCGCACCTCGGGCGCCATCGGTTCCTCGCTGCAGGCAGAACTGACGATCAAGGCCGCGCCGATGAAGTACAAGCTGTTGACCACCCTGGGCGACGACTTGAAGTTCGTCTTCATCACCTCGCAGGCCACGGTGGCCGAAGTGCTTGAGGAAGCGGCCGAGGAAGTGGTCGTGGCAGCGTCGACGGCGCCGAAATGCGAGCGCTGCTGGCACTACCGCGCGGACGTGGGCACGGACGCCGCGCATGCTACCCTGTGCGGCCGCTGCGTCAGCAACCTGTTTGGCGCGGGCGAGAAACGCCGCTTCGCCTAA
- the lspA gene encoding signal peptidase II, with translation MATKNRFSSKSSSSASLVPWLGIAAIVILFDQITKITILKTFRYAQEMVITSYFNLVLAYNKGAAFSFLSDQGGWQRYFFTGIALAAAIYIIYLLKKHAGQRMFCWALALILGGALGNAIDRLVYGHVVDFLDFHWKSWGHFPAFNIADSAICIGAALFIIDELRRVNK, from the coding sequence ATGGCCACTAAAAACCGTTTTTCATCGAAATCGTCCTCCTCGGCGTCGCTCGTGCCCTGGCTGGGCATCGCCGCCATCGTCATCCTGTTCGACCAGATCACCAAGATCACGATCCTGAAGACCTTCCGCTACGCGCAAGAGATGGTCATCACCTCGTATTTCAACCTGGTGCTCGCGTATAACAAGGGCGCCGCGTTCAGCTTCCTGTCCGACCAGGGCGGCTGGCAGCGCTATTTCTTCACCGGCATCGCCCTGGCGGCCGCCATCTACATCATCTATCTGCTGAAAAAGCACGCCGGCCAGCGCATGTTCTGCTGGGCCCTGGCGCTGATCCTCGGCGGCGCGCTGGGCAACGCCATCGACCGCCTGGTGTACGGTCACGTGGTCGATTTCCTCGACTTCCACTGGAAAAGCTGGGGCCATTTCCCCGCTTTCAATATCGCCGACAGCGCCATCTGCATCGGCGCGGCCCTGTTCATCATCGATGAACTGCGCCGGGTAAACAAATAA
- the coaBC gene encoding bifunctional phosphopantothenoylcysteine decarboxylase/phosphopantothenate--cysteine ligase CoaBC gives MELSGKKIVLGLSGGVACYKAAELCRALTKAGASVQVVMTDAASHFITAVTMQALSGHPVHTSQWDARIDNNMAHIDLTRHADAILIAPCSADFLRKLAHGVCDDLLSTLCLARPSHLPLLVAPAMNVEMWQNPATQRNVQQLRDDGITLFGPAAGEQACGEVGLGRMLEPEQLLTELIAAFQPKVLAGKRVLVTAGPTFEAIDPVRGITNLSSGKMGYAVARAAREAGAEVLLISGPTALDAPFGVRRIDVQSAQQMHDAVLAHVDGQHVFVAVAAVADWRVANASDQKMKKQADGSVPELQFVQNPDILATVAARTNLAGYPYCVGFAAESENLVEFGSVKREKKGIPLLVGNIGQNTFGQDDNTIILFDEEGHTVLPRASKLNLARQLISEISKRIARNSLLK, from the coding sequence ATGGAATTGTCCGGCAAAAAAATCGTCCTGGGACTTTCGGGCGGCGTCGCCTGCTACAAGGCGGCGGAACTGTGCCGCGCGCTGACGAAGGCCGGCGCCTCGGTGCAGGTGGTCATGACGGATGCCGCCAGCCACTTCATCACGGCCGTGACCATGCAGGCGCTGTCCGGCCACCCCGTGCACACGAGCCAGTGGGATGCGCGCATAGACAACAACATGGCGCATATCGATTTGACGCGCCACGCGGACGCCATCCTGATCGCGCCGTGCTCGGCCGATTTTCTGCGTAAACTCGCCCATGGCGTGTGCGACGACCTGCTGTCGACCCTGTGCCTGGCCCGTCCCTCCCACCTGCCCTTGCTCGTGGCGCCGGCCATGAACGTGGAAATGTGGCAGAACCCCGCCACGCAGCGCAATGTGCAGCAGCTGCGCGACGACGGCATCACCCTGTTCGGCCCGGCCGCCGGCGAACAGGCGTGCGGCGAAGTTGGCCTGGGCCGCATGCTGGAGCCGGAACAGCTCTTGACGGAGCTGATCGCCGCCTTCCAGCCGAAAGTCCTGGCGGGCAAGCGCGTGCTGGTCACGGCCGGCCCCACGTTTGAAGCCATCGACCCCGTGCGCGGCATCACCAATCTGTCCTCGGGCAAGATGGGCTATGCGGTGGCGCGCGCGGCGCGCGAAGCGGGCGCCGAGGTGCTGCTCATTTCCGGCCCGACGGCCCTGGACGCGCCATTCGGCGTGCGCCGCATCGACGTGCAAAGCGCGCAGCAGATGCATGATGCGGTACTGGCCCACGTCGACGGCCAGCATGTCTTCGTCGCCGTGGCCGCTGTGGCAGACTGGCGCGTGGCCAACGCCAGCGACCAGAAGATGAAAAAGCAGGCCGACGGCTCCGTGCCCGAACTGCAGTTCGTGCAAAATCCCGACATCCTGGCCACCGTGGCGGCGCGCACCAACCTGGCCGGCTATCCGTACTGCGTGGGCTTTGCCGCCGAATCGGAAAACCTCGTGGAATTCGGCTCGGTCAAGCGCGAGAAAAAAGGCATTCCCCTGCTGGTCGGCAATATCGGCCAGAACACGTTTGGCCAGGACGACAACACCATCATCCTGTTCGACGAGGAAGGCCATACCGTGCTGCCGCGCGCCTCGAAACTGAACCTGGCGCGCCAGCTGATTTCGGAAATCTCGAAGCGGATCGCCAGGAATTCACTGCTCAAATAA
- the dut gene encoding dUTP diphosphatase, giving the protein MKNIDIKILDARMQELLPAYATPGSAGLDLRACITEPITIEAGQTVLIPTGLAIHIGDPSYAAMILPRSGMGHKNGIVLGNLVGLIDSDYQGQLMVSTWNRGQSAFTLNPMERLAQLIIVPVLQVGFNVVEEFGDSERGVGGFGSTGKH; this is encoded by the coding sequence ATGAAAAATATCGACATCAAGATCCTCGACGCCCGCATGCAAGAACTGCTGCCGGCCTACGCCACGCCGGGCAGCGCGGGACTCGACCTGCGCGCCTGCATAACCGAGCCCATCACCATCGAAGCCGGCCAGACCGTGCTCATTCCCACCGGCCTGGCCATCCACATCGGCGACCCGTCGTATGCGGCCATGATTTTGCCGCGCAGCGGCATGGGCCACAAAAACGGCATCGTATTGGGGAATCTGGTAGGCTTGATCGACTCCGATTACCAGGGCCAGCTGATGGTATCGACCTGGAACCGGGGCCAGAGCGCATTCACGCTCAATCCCATGGAACGCCTGGCGCAGCTGATTATCGTGCCGGTGCTGCAAGTGGGCTTTAACGTCGTCGAGGAATTCGGCGACAGCGAACGCGGTGTTGGCGGTTTCGGCAGCACCGGCAAACATTAA